The following proteins are encoded in a genomic region of Nomascus leucogenys isolate Asia chromosome 17, Asia_NLE_v1, whole genome shotgun sequence:
- the LOC100587465 gene encoding PDZ domain-containing protein GIPC3, giving the protein MEGAEAREARGAETPRASASPPAPSEPPAAPRARPRLVFRTQLAHGSPTGKIEGFTNVRELYAKIAEAFGIAPTEILFCTLNSHKVDMQKLLGGQIGLEDFIFAHVRGETKEVEVTKTEDALGLTITDNGAGYAFIKRIKEGSIINRIEAVCVGDSIEAINDHSIVGCRHYEVAKMLRELPKSQPFTLRLVQPKRAFDMIGQRSRSSKCPVEVKVTSGRETLRLRSGGAATVEEAPSEFEEEASRKVDDLLESYMGIRDPELASTMVETSKKTASAQEFARCLDSILGEFAFPDEFVVEVWAAIGEAREACG; this is encoded by the exons ATGGAGGGAGCAGAGGCCCGGGAGGCCCGGGGCGCCGAGACCCCGCGCGCGTCTGCGTCCCCGCCCGCGCCCTCGGAGCCCCCGGCCGCGCCCCGCGCCCGCCCGCGCCTCGTCTTCCGCACGCAGCTGGCGCACGGGAGCCCCACCGGCAAGATCGAGGGCTTCACCAACGTCCGCGAGCTATACGCCAAGATCGCTGAAGCCTTCGGGATCGCGCCCACCGAG ATTTTATTCTGCACCCTCAACAGCCACAAAGTGGACATGCAGAAGCTCCTCGGGGGCCAGATAGGCCTGGAGGACTTCATCTTTGCCCATGTGCGAGGCGagaccaaggaggtggaggtcactAAGACAGAGGACGCTCTGGGGCTGACCATCACGGACAACGGGGCTGGCTACGCCTTCATCAAG AGAATCAAGGAAGGCAGTATCATCAACCGGATCGAGGCAGTGTGCGTGGGTGACAGCATCGAAGCCATCAACGACCACTCCATTGTGGGCTGTCGCCACTACGAGGTGGCCAAGATGCTGCGGGAGCTGCCCAAGTCCCAGCCCTTCACCCTGCGCCTGGTGCAGCCCAAGAGGGCCTTCG ATATGATTGGCCAGAGAAGCCGGTCCAGCAAATGTCCCGTAGAGGTGAAAGTGACCAGTGGGAGGGAGACCCTGCGGCTTCGTTCTGGGGGGGCTGCCACAGTGGAGGAAGCG CCCAGTGAGTTTGAGGAGGAGGCATCCCGGAAGGTTGATGACCTGCTGGAAAGCTACATGGGCATTCGGGACCCCGAGCTGG CGTCCACCATGGTGGAGACGTCCAAGAAGACAGCCAGCGCCCAGGAGTTTGCACGCTGTTTAGACTCCATCTTGGGCGAGTTCGCCTTCCCCGACGAGTTTGTGGTGGAAGTGTGGGCCGCCATCGGCGAGGCCAGAGAGGCCTGTGGCTAG
- the TBXA2R gene encoding thromboxane A2 receptor: MWPNGSSLGPCFRPTNITLEERRLIASPWFAASFCVVGLASNLLALSVLAGARQGGSHTRSSFLTFLCGLVLTDFLGLLVTGTIVVSQHAALFEWHAVDPGCRLCRFMGVVMIFFGLSPLLLGAAMASERYLGITRPFSRPAVSSQRRAWATVGLVWAAALALGLLPLLGVGRYTVQYPGSWCFLTLGAESGDVAFGLLFSMLGGLSVGLSFLLNTVSVATLCHVYHGQEAAQQRPRDSEVEMMAQLLGIMVVASVCWLPLLVFIAQTVLRNPPAMSPAGQLSRATEKELLIYLRVATWNQILDPWVYILFRRAVLRRLQPRLSARPRRSLTLWPRLECGGMIWTHCNLRLLGSSDSPASASRVAGTTGVSHCARPCIAL, translated from the exons ATGTGGCCCAACGGCAGTTCCCTGGGGCCCTGTTTCCGGCCCACAAACATTACCCTGGAGGAGAGGCGGCTGATCGCCTCGCCCTGGTTCGCCGCCTCCTTCTGCGTGGTGGGCCTGGCCTCCAACCTGCTGGCCCTGAGCGTGCTGGCGGGCGCGCGGCAGGGGGGTTCACACACGCGCTCCTCCTTCCTCACCTTCCTCTGCGGCCTCGTCCTCACCGACTTCCTGGGGCTGCTGGTGACCGGTACCATCGTGGTGTCCCAGCACGCCGCGCTCTTCGAGTGGCACGCCGTGGACCCTGGCTGCCGTCTCTGTCGCTTCATGGGCGTCGTCATGATCTTCTTCGGCCTGTCCCCGCTGCTGCTGGGGGCCGCCATGGCCTCGGAGCGCTATCTGGGCATCACCCGGCCTTTCTCGCGCCCGGCGGTCTCCTCGCAGCGCCGCGCCTGGGCCACCGTGGGGCTGGTGTGGGCGGCCGCGCTGGCCCTGGGTCTGCTGCCCCTGCTGGGCGTGGGTCGCTACACCGTGCAATACCCGGGGTCCTGGTGCTTCCTGACGCTGGGCGCCGAGTCCGGGGACGTGGCCTTCGGGCTGCTCTTCTCCATGCTGGGCGGCCTCTCGGTCGGGCTGTCCTTCCTGCTGAACACGGTCAGCGTGGCCACCCTGTGCCACGTCTACCACGGGCAGGAGGCGGCCCAGCAGCGTCCCCGGGACTCCGAGGTGGAGATGATGGCCCAACTCCTAGGGATCATGGTGGTGGCCAGCGTGTGTTGGCTGCCCCTGCTG GTCTTCATCGCCCAGACAGTGCTGCGAAACCCGCCTGCCATGAGCCCCGCCGGGCAGCTGTCCCGCGCCACTGAGAAGGAACTGCTCATCTACTTGCGCGTAGCCACCTGGAACCAGATCCTGGACCCCTGGGTGTACATCCTGTTCCGCCGCGCCGTGCTCCGGCGCCTCCAGCCTCGCCTCAGCGCCCGGCCCAG acggagtctcactttgtggcccaggctggagtgcggtggcatgatctggactcactgcaacctccgcctcctgggttcaagcgattctcctgcctcagcctcccgagtagctgggactacaggtgtaagccactgcgcccggccttgcaTTGCTCTTTGA
- the LOC100587800 gene encoding cell wall protein DAN4 — translation MRSETKPCSEAQASSEMKLISRIQLSPDNKPNSGTQTHFKTQTSLETNPSSRIQASLEAKPCWKTQADSGTLDSSMMQPHPDTRSSSGTPVNFGTHVRFMKQPSSGTPASSGFRDSSQTKSYSRTQTSSENQVHTAAPSRSQPQLHPSAHPHPAAQSSSSDDSSSETEPTSRTSPSATTRPNSRIQTSSGTPSILEARPSSSTQLGAKPHSPCRMQVSSRMQFTSKTQTNSKAWPSSRAQSSPGTTPSSRTQLSSGAQAGSEIPASSKTQTVAETQSSSRIQLSSGVQSSPGTQAMAAMELSSTALSSSDSRPSSRTQHCPGARPAFGTQFSSKTLPGSRYQLQTTAPDSSGIRLDFGKQTSSGSQPSFGTQPSSGTQISSRIQASSGSQLSSGTQLISGDQPSSRTQTSAGNQLSSGTQASARIQLSPGAPLSSRTQSSPETRLSSVAQSSSGTQFSSGIRFGSETQTSSRIQPESGAHLSSRTQSSSETGLSSETQTGSRIQPSPGAHLNSGTQPISGTQSSSRTHTSSRTWLSPRNGLCPQTPGLDPRIQLEAPAPARPQPAGPSPRDPTPAPSKDPQPLPQPHDQVRGIQASLGPIPGLPQASYLAPQPQVSSTPQKPAVSPKPWVGPQNSTPPTISATLSPAPRAALLSSQLSESPALAPALSPTLGEPGPRPYRGGP, via the coding sequence ATGAGATCTGAGACCAAGCCCTGCTCTGAAGCCCAGGCCAGCTCTGAGATGAAGCTCATCTCTAGAATCCAGCTGAGCCCTGACAACAAGCCAAACTCTGGAACCCAGACACATTTTAAGACCCAGACCAGCTTGGAGACCAATCCCAGTTCCAGAATCCAGGCTAGCTTGGAGGCCAAGCCCTGCTGGAAAACTCAAGCTGACTCTGGAACTCTGGACAGCTCCATGATGCAGCCGCACCCGGACACTCGGTCTAGCTCTGGAACCCCAGTTAATTTTGGAACCCATGTGAGATTCATGAAGCAGCCCAGCTCTGGAACCCCAGCCAGCTCAGGATTCAGAGACAGCTCCCAAACCAAATCTTATTCAAGAACTCAGACCAGCTCAGAAAACCAGGTCCACACAGCTGCCCCGTCCAGATCCCAACCCCAGTTGCATCCAAGTGCCCATCCCCATCCTGCAGCCCAGTCCAGCTCCAGTGATGATTCCAGCTCTGAGACTGAGCCCACCTCTAGAACCTCGCCCAGTGCTACAACCAGGCCCAACTCCAGGATTCAGACCAGCTCTGGAACCCCATCCATCTTGGAAGCGAGACCCAGCTCCAGCACACAGCTTGGTGCCAAGCCCCACTCTCCCTGCAGAATGCAGGTCAGCTCTAGAATGCAGTTTACTTCCAAGACCCAGACCAATTCCAAGGCCTGGCCAAGCTCCAGAGCTCAATCCAGCccaggcaccacacccagctctagAACTCAGCTCAGTTCTGGAGCACAGGCTGGTTCTGAAATCCCAGCCAGCTCCAAAACACAGACAGTGGCTGAGACTCAGTCAAGTTCCAGAATCCAGCTAAGCTCTGGAGTCCAATCTAGTCCTGGGACCCAGGCCATGGCAGCAATGGAGTTAAGCTCCACAGCCCTGTCTAGTTCTGACAGCAGGCCCAGCTCCAGGACCCAGCACTGCCCAGGAGCGCGACCAGCCTTTGGGACTCAATTCTCCTCTAAAACCCTGCCAGGTTCTAGATACCAGCTCCAGACCACAGCCCCAGACAGCTCTGGTATTCGACTGGACTTTGGGAAGCAGACCAGCTCTGGAAGTCAGCCTAGCTTTGGAACTCAGCCCAGCTCTGGGACCCAGATAAGCTCAAGAATTCAAGCCAGCTCTGGAAGTCAGCTTAGTTCTGGAACCCAGCTGATTTCCGGAGACCAACCCAGCTCCAGAACGCAGACTAGTGCTGGAAACCAGCTCAGCTCTGGGACCCAGGCCAGTGCAAGAATTCAGCTCAGCCCTGGAGCTCCTCTTAGCTCCAGAACCCAGTCCAGTCCTGAGACCAGGCTCAGCTCCGTGGCCCAGTCCAGCTCTGGAACCCAGTTCAGTTCTGGGATTCGGTTCGGCTCTGAAACCCAGACCAGCTCAAGAATTCAGCCCGAGTctggagcccacctcagctccaGAACCCAGTCCAGCTCTGAGACTGGGCTCAGCTCTGAAACCCAGACTGGCTCAAGAATTCAGCCCAGCCCTGGAGCCCACCTTAATTCTGGAACCCAGCCTATTTCTGGAACCCAATCCAGTTCCAGAACTCATACCAGTTCAAGAACCTGGCTGAGCCCTAGAAATGGACTCTGCCCACAGACCCCTGGCCTTGACCCTAGAATCCAGCTTgaggcccctgccccagcccGACCTCAGCCCGCAGGCCCATCCCCCAGagaccccaccccagcccctagCAAAGAcccccagcctctgcctcagccCCATGATCAGGTACGTGGCATCCAGGCCAGCCTTGGCCCCATCCCAGGCTTACCCCAGGCCTCCTACCTGGCCCCCCAGCCACAGGTCTCCTCAACCCCCCAGAAGCCAGCCGTCTCTCCCAAACCCTGGGTGGGACCCCAGAATTCCACCCCACCCACCATATCTGCCACTCTTAGTCCTGCCCCCAGGGCAGCCCTCCTGAGTTCCCAGCTGTCTGAGTCCCCAGCTTTGGCGCCAGCCCTTTCCCCCACTCTGGGGGAGCCAGGGCCCCGCCCTTACCGCGGGGGGCCGTAG